A DNA window from Selenomonas sp. oral taxon 126 contains the following coding sequences:
- a CDS encoding HAD-IIB family hydrolase gives MKIAFSDYDGTLSVPHEGVAAETIKAIQDWRSAGNKFGIVTGRDHSLIAMETRAHNIHVDFYICCNGAAIHQADGTPLLSTPLSRDVMKEFFRSEHVRSYTDGMLFFTPERAYTYRLRTDVPPSYLMALSEIEEALRLKDVVQMGMRFRDRDETLAAFSAIDADFPNVFTGNMNRQFLDLNRAGVNKSKGIADFVRHMGWEAHELLIIGDDRNDLAMIERYGGYTVRRAQPFMHEAARGVYDSVGAMLCDHL, from the coding sequence ATGAAGATAGCATTCAGCGATTATGACGGCACACTGTCTGTTCCGCATGAGGGCGTTGCTGCAGAGACCATCAAAGCAATTCAGGATTGGCGCAGCGCGGGAAATAAATTCGGCATCGTGACGGGAAGAGATCATAGTTTGATTGCGATGGAAACGCGAGCGCATAACATTCACGTGGATTTCTATATCTGCTGCAACGGTGCGGCAATTCATCAGGCGGATGGGACGCCCCTTTTATCGACACCACTCTCCCGCGATGTAATGAAAGAGTTTTTCCGCTCGGAACATGTTCGCAGCTATACGGACGGAATGCTCTTTTTTACGCCTGAAAGAGCCTATACCTATCGGCTGCGCACGGATGTCCCGCCCTCCTATCTTATGGCACTGAGCGAAATAGAGGAGGCGCTGCGTCTCAAGGATGTTGTCCAGATGGGGATGCGATTCCGTGACCGTGATGAAACACTTGCGGCTTTTTCAGCGATTGATGCGGATTTCCCGAACGTATTTACGGGAAATATGAACCGCCAATTTCTCGATCTCAATCGTGCGGGTGTGAATAAAAGCAAAGGCATTGCAGATTTTGTCCGACATATGGGATGGGAGGCACACGAGCTGCTCATCATCGGAGATGACCGCAACGATCTGGCGATGATCGAGCGCTATGGCGGCTATACCGTGCGCCGCGCCCAGCCATTTATGCATGAGGCTGCGCGTGGCGTCTATGATTCGGTCGGCGCTATGCTGTGCGATCATCTATAA
- the purD gene encoding phosphoribosylamine--glycine ligase, protein MNILVIGSGGREHALFRKLKESPQTDKIYAIPGNPGMGEMTDISVSDNAAILRFAKEKEIGLVVVGPEVPLMNGLVDELESAGILAFGPRASAAEIEGSKSFAKDLMKKYGIPTARYEVFTEAEPARAYIRREGAPIVVKADGLAAGKGVIVAMTEQEALDAVNAIMEDNSFGDAGARVVIEEFMEGEEASLLAFTDGKTIRPMISAQDHKRAFDGDQGPNTGGMGTYAPAPVMTPEMIERATEEILKPTIAAMAKEGRPYAGCLYLGLMVTKDGPKVVEFNARFGDPETQVVLPLLDGDLVQIMCACADGTLADVPIHWKDGAAVCVVLAAGGYPAAYEKGHEIHGIAAAEEMGALIFHAGTAEKDGRLVTNGGRVLGVVGMGADIASAVHSAYAAVEKISFKDVYYRKDIAHRALHR, encoded by the coding sequence GTGAATATTCTTGTAATCGGATCGGGCGGACGTGAACACGCCCTCTTCCGGAAACTCAAGGAAAGCCCGCAGACGGACAAGATCTATGCGATTCCCGGCAACCCCGGCATGGGCGAGATGACGGATATATCCGTGTCAGATAATGCTGCGATCCTGCGCTTTGCCAAAGAAAAGGAGATCGGTCTCGTCGTGGTCGGCCCCGAGGTTCCGCTGATGAACGGGCTTGTGGACGAGCTCGAGTCGGCGGGAATCCTCGCCTTCGGACCTCGTGCGAGTGCCGCAGAGATCGAGGGCTCCAAGTCCTTTGCGAAGGATCTCATGAAGAAGTATGGCATCCCGACGGCGCGCTATGAGGTCTTCACGGAGGCAGAGCCTGCACGTGCATACATCCGCCGCGAGGGCGCTCCGATTGTCGTCAAGGCGGACGGCCTTGCGGCAGGAAAGGGCGTCATTGTCGCCATGACTGAGCAGGAGGCACTTGACGCCGTGAATGCAATCATGGAGGACAACTCCTTCGGGGACGCAGGTGCACGCGTTGTCATTGAGGAGTTCATGGAGGGGGAGGAGGCATCGCTCCTCGCCTTTACCGACGGAAAGACGATCCGTCCCATGATCAGCGCACAGGATCACAAGCGTGCCTTTGACGGCGATCAAGGCCCGAATACGGGCGGCATGGGTACCTATGCCCCCGCACCTGTCATGACACCTGAGATGATCGAGCGTGCGACCGAGGAGATCCTAAAGCCGACCATTGCCGCCATGGCAAAGGAAGGTCGACCCTATGCCGGCTGTCTCTATCTCGGTCTGATGGTAACGAAGGACGGTCCGAAGGTGGTGGAGTTCAACGCCCGCTTCGGCGATCCCGAAACGCAGGTCGTTCTGCCGCTTCTGGATGGGGATCTCGTACAGATTATGTGTGCCTGTGCGGATGGAACGCTTGCCGATGTGCCGATTCACTGGAAGGACGGCGCGGCTGTCTGTGTCGTTCTGGCAGCAGGCGGCTATCCCGCCGCCTATGAAAAGGGGCATGAGATTCACGGGATTGCAGCGGCAGAGGAGATGGGTGCACTCATATTTCACGCCGGAACCGCAGAGAAGGACGGCAGACTCGTCACCAACGGCGGTCGCGTACTCGGTGTCGTCGGGATGGGCGCGGATATTGCATCTGCCGTACATTCTGCCTATGCGGCGGTGGAGAAAATTTCCTTCAAGGACGTGTACTATCGCAAGGATATTGCACATCGCGCCCTGCATCGCTGA
- the purN gene encoding phosphoribosylglycinamide formyltransferase: MPKERLGILCSGRGSNLASIIEAVERGDIPAEIAVVIADKADAYALERAREAGIPAVPVIYRDYAERADFERTMLAELHAHDVSLVVLAGFMRILSPVFVHAYTGRILNIHPALLPSFPGAHAHRDALAYGVKVSGCTVHFVDEGMDSGPIIMQAAVPVLEGDTEETLAARVLEQEHRIFPVSIKLYVEGRLRTDGRKVHILPAAEGGSL, translated from the coding sequence ATGCCTAAGGAGAGACTCGGGATCCTCTGCTCGGGGCGAGGCTCGAATCTTGCCTCCATCATCGAGGCAGTCGAGCGCGGCGATATTCCGGCGGAAATTGCCGTTGTCATCGCGGACAAGGCGGATGCCTATGCACTGGAACGTGCGCGCGAGGCGGGCATTCCTGCCGTGCCCGTCATCTATCGGGACTATGCAGAGCGTGCAGATTTTGAGCGCACCATGCTCGCCGAACTGCACGCACACGATGTAAGTCTTGTCGTACTGGCCGGATTTATGCGTATCCTGTCGCCCGTCTTTGTGCATGCCTATACGGGGCGCATATTGAATATTCATCCCGCGCTCCTGCCGAGTTTTCCCGGAGCACACGCCCATCGCGACGCACTCGCATACGGGGTCAAGGTCAGCGGGTGTACCGTGCACTTTGTGGATGAGGGCATGGACTCCGGTCCCATCATCATGCAGGCGGCAGTGCCTGTTCTGGAGGGAGATACGGAGGAGACGCTTGCCGCAAGGGTACTGGAACAGGAGCATCGGATATTCCCTGTGTCAATCAAACTCTATGTCGAAGGCAGACTGCGTACGGATGGGCGAAAGGTACACATTCTGCCCGCCGCTGAAGGAGGATCATTATGA
- the purM gene encoding phosphoribosylformylglycinamidine cyclo-ligase encodes MEKMTYRDAGVDIDAGNESVSMIKDCVRATYRPEVLGDLGGFGGLFALNTKDYKEPVLVSGTDGVGTKLRLAFLLNKHDTIGQDAVAMCVNDILVQGAEPLFFLDYLAVGKLEPAQVAEVVTGVARACKESGCALIGGETAEMAGFYPVGEYDIAGFSVGVAERSKLITSARVKAGDVLLGLPSSGVHSNGYSLVRKIVFEHKGFKGDEFIEELGKSIGEELLTPTRLYPRICLPLIREFDIHGMVHITGGGFYENIPRALPENMGAEVDGAAWEMPPIFRLLQEWGNVDWAEMYRTFNMGIGMVLIVAPEEAERITSHLHAQGEIVHRIGHVTEGAHEIVIKGGVFDA; translated from the coding sequence ATGGAGAAAATGACCTATCGCGACGCGGGCGTCGACATTGATGCCGGAAATGAATCGGTGTCCATGATAAAGGACTGCGTGCGCGCTACCTATCGTCCCGAGGTGCTGGGCGATCTCGGCGGTTTCGGCGGACTGTTCGCCCTCAATACGAAGGACTATAAAGAACCCGTTCTCGTCTCGGGTACGGACGGCGTCGGAACGAAGCTGCGCCTTGCCTTCCTGTTGAACAAGCACGATACAATCGGACAGGATGCTGTTGCCATGTGTGTAAATGACATCCTCGTCCAGGGTGCAGAGCCGCTTTTCTTCCTCGACTATCTTGCCGTCGGCAAGCTCGAACCCGCGCAGGTTGCCGAGGTGGTCACAGGCGTTGCACGTGCCTGCAAGGAGTCCGGCTGCGCCCTGATCGGCGGCGAGACTGCGGAAATGGCAGGCTTCTATCCCGTCGGGGAATACGATATTGCAGGCTTCTCGGTCGGCGTGGCGGAGCGCTCCAAGCTCATTACAAGCGCACGCGTCAAGGCAGGAGATGTACTGCTCGGACTGCCGTCCTCGGGCGTCCACTCGAACGGCTACTCACTGGTGCGTAAAATCGTATTTGAACACAAGGGCTTCAAGGGCGATGAGTTCATAGAGGAGCTCGGCAAGAGCATTGGTGAGGAGCTGTTGACGCCAACCCGTCTCTATCCGCGCATCTGTCTGCCGCTGATTCGGGAATTTGACATTCACGGAATGGTTCATATTACAGGCGGCGGATTCTATGAGAATATTCCGCGCGCACTGCCCGAGAATATGGGTGCAGAGGTGGACGGCGCTGCATGGGAGATGCCGCCGATCTTCCGTCTGCTGCAGGAGTGGGGCAATGTGGACTGGGCGGAGATGTACCGCACGTTCAACATGGGCATCGGCATGGTGCTGATTGTCGCGCCCGAGGAGGCAGAGCGCATCACATCACATCTCCACGCACAGGGCGAGATCGTTCACCGCATCGGACATGTAACCGAAGGTGCACACGAGATTGTCATCAAGGGCGGTGTCTTTGATGCCTAA
- the purF gene encoding amidophosphoribosyltransferase: protein MYEKVPKWKEECGIYGVYSYAEDVSEMTYLGLFALQHRGQESAGIALTDGYWIDVKKGMGLVSEVFRDQLPHLDNAKIAIGHVRYATTGFSLAANAQPLRVNYAGGALALAHNGDLTNAALIRRDLESKGTVFQTTIDSEVFVHLIARSQKPSIEERILEAVSVVRGAFCLSIMTEDKLIGVRDPQGFRPLCIGRTPSGGWILSSETCALDVNSAEFVRDVQPGEMVVMDSDGLKSYRFSNGDDVASCIFEYIYFARPDSIIDGQSVHAARFEMGRVLARESGFRGDVVISVPDSGTTAATGFAYETGIPFAEGLIKNRYIGRTFIQPTQKQRDAAVKLKLSPVRSVVAGKSVIMVDDSIVRGTTSGKIVRLLRNAGAREIHVCISSPPITDPCYYGIDTSIRKELISATKSVEEICSFIGADSLHFISIEGLRQCVPALNPDHMCYACFNNDYPVPEEDATLSEDDKIILERRRIAQRERGL, encoded by the coding sequence ATGTACGAAAAAGTGCCAAAGTGGAAGGAAGAATGCGGCATCTACGGAGTATACTCCTATGCGGAGGATGTCTCCGAGATGACGTATCTCGGACTCTTTGCGCTCCAGCACCGCGGTCAGGAGAGTGCAGGCATTGCGCTGACGGACGGCTATTGGATTGATGTAAAAAAGGGAATGGGACTCGTCAGCGAGGTTTTTCGCGACCAGCTTCCCCATCTCGATAATGCGAAGATCGCCATCGGGCACGTCCGCTATGCGACGACAGGGTTCAGTCTCGCTGCAAATGCCCAGCCCCTGCGCGTCAACTATGCGGGCGGTGCGCTCGCACTCGCGCACAACGGCGATCTCACGAATGCGGCGCTGATCCGCCGAGATCTCGAGAGCAAGGGGACGGTCTTTCAGACGACGATCGATTCCGAGGTCTTTGTCCACCTGATTGCACGCTCGCAGAAGCCCTCCATCGAGGAGCGTATCCTCGAGGCGGTGAGCGTTGTACGCGGCGCATTCTGTCTTAGCATTATGACCGAGGATAAGCTGATCGGTGTCCGCGATCCGCAGGGATTCCGTCCGCTGTGCATCGGTCGCACGCCCAGCGGCGGATGGATTCTGTCCTCGGAGACCTGCGCCCTCGATGTCAACAGTGCAGAATTCGTGCGCGATGTTCAGCCCGGAGAGATGGTTGTCATGGACAGCGACGGACTCAAATCCTATCGTTTTTCCAATGGTGATGACGTTGCCTCCTGTATCTTTGAGTACATATATTTTGCACGCCCGGACTCCATCATCGACGGGCAGAGCGTCCATGCTGCACGATTCGAGATGGGGCGCGTTCTGGCGCGCGAGTCGGGCTTTCGTGGGGATGTTGTCATCTCAGTTCCAGATTCGGGGACAACGGCAGCCACCGGCTTTGCCTATGAGACAGGGATTCCATTTGCGGAGGGGCTCATCAAAAACCGCTATATCGGGCGTACCTTCATTCAGCCCACGCAGAAACAGCGCGATGCGGCTGTCAAGCTGAAGCTGAGTCCCGTGCGTTCCGTCGTTGCGGGGAAGTCCGTCATCATGGTGGATGATTCCATCGTGCGCGGTACGACGAGCGGCAAAATCGTGCGCCTTCTGCGCAATGCAGGGGCACGGGAAATCCATGTCTGTATCAGCAGCCCGCCGATCACAGATCCGTGCTACTACGGCATAGACACGTCCATCCGCAAGGAACTCATCTCTGCGACAAAGAGTGTCGAGGAGATCTGCTCCTTTATTGGCGCTGATTCCCTTCATTTCATATCCATCGAAGGACTGCGGCAATGTGTTCCGGCACTCAATCCGGATCATATGTGTTATGCCTGCTTTAACAACGATTATCCCGTTCCCGAGGAGGATGCGACACTCAGCGAGGATGACAAAATCATCCTTGAGCGCAGACGGATTGCACAGCGTGAAAGGGGACTCTGA
- the purC gene encoding phosphoribosylaminoimidazolesuccinocarboxamide synthase, whose protein sequence is MERKEALYEGKAKIIYATEHPDEYLVYYKDDATAGNGAKRGTIADKGVMNNKMTAFFFDLLAKEGIAHHYISMPSDREMIVKKLTIIPLEVIIRNVAAGSLAQRLGLEEGVPMPFPIIEYCYKNDDLGDPMLNRYHIRAMKIATDAELDEIERMSLKINDVLTKFLKTKKVDLIDFKLEFGKDAQGNIILADEISPDNCRFWDSDTKEKLDKDRFRRDLGNVEDAYKEMLHRLTGEA, encoded by the coding sequence ATGGAACGCAAAGAGGCTCTTTACGAGGGTAAGGCAAAGATTATCTATGCAACGGAACATCCGGACGAGTATCTCGTCTATTACAAGGACGATGCAACGGCGGGGAACGGTGCAAAACGCGGCACGATTGCGGACAAAGGCGTCATGAACAACAAGATGACGGCGTTCTTCTTCGATCTTCTTGCCAAAGAGGGAATTGCACACCACTATATCTCCATGCCGAGCGACCGCGAGATGATTGTCAAGAAACTCACGATCATTCCGCTCGAGGTCATCATCCGCAATGTCGCGGCGGGTTCTCTGGCGCAGCGCCTTGGACTTGAGGAAGGTGTCCCCATGCCGTTCCCAATCATTGAATACTGCTACAAAAACGACGACCTCGGCGATCCCATGCTCAACCGCTATCACATCCGTGCGATGAAGATTGCAACAGATGCGGAGCTCGACGAGATCGAGCGGATGTCGCTCAAGATCAACGATGTTCTGACGAAGTTCCTCAAGACGAAGAAGGTCGATCTCATCGACTTCAAGCTGGAATTCGGCAAGGACGCACAGGGGAATATCATCCTCGCTGATGAGATTTCGCCGGACAACTGCCGGTTCTGGGACAGCGATACGAAGGAGAAACTGGATAAGGATCGTTTCCGCCGCGACCTCGGCAATGTAGAGGACGCCTATAAGGAAATGCTTCACAGGCTGACGGGAGAAGCATAA
- the purE gene encoding 5-(carboxyamino)imidazole ribonucleotide mutase codes for MKVAVLMGSDSDWPILKPAVELLKQFGIEPVVKVASAHRTPSNVRDFVMEADHNKEFAAFIVAAGAAAHLAGVVASYTIKPVIGIPVNATPLNGMDALLSTVQMPSGVPVASMAINGAKNAAIFAAEILAVYDASIAEALMDYREKMVLDVEAKADRVAAQL; via the coding sequence ATGAAGGTAGCAGTTCTCATGGGAAGCGACTCCGACTGGCCAATCTTAAAGCCTGCGGTCGAGCTCCTCAAGCAATTCGGCATTGAGCCTGTGGTCAAGGTTGCCTCGGCACATCGCACGCCGTCAAATGTGCGTGACTTTGTCATGGAGGCCGACCACAACAAGGAGTTTGCGGCATTCATCGTTGCAGCAGGTGCAGCGGCACATCTTGCAGGAGTCGTTGCAAGCTATACGATTAAGCCGGTCATCGGCATTCCTGTCAATGCAACGCCTCTCAACGGGATGGATGCCTTGCTCAGCACGGTGCAGATGCCGTCGGGCGTACCCGTTGCATCCATGGCGATCAACGGCGCAAAGAATGCTGCGATCTTCGCGGCGGAGATTCTTGCTGTCTATGATGCTTCGATTGCAGAAGCCCTGATGGACTATCGTGAAAAAATGGTACTCGATGTCGAGGCAAAGGCAGATCGCGTAGCAGCTCAGCTGTAA
- a CDS encoding chemotaxis protein: MADTVTEERKGILLETGTNEFEIVEFSIGKVNYGINVAKVREVITRTPVTAMPEAHPYVDGLFTLRGKAIPLVNMARCLNLQTVDELQNIIVTEINNYDIGFLVGSVYRIHRISWKNMEPAPNVGEGSRVVGIIKMEDRIVLLLDFETIIAEINPEINQKLTTVTEATQDAKTRRGTAHIVVAEDSKMLRDLLVNTLHEAGYKFIRDFGNGQDAWDYLQDLARKNGPIENHVRIIISDVEMPKMDGHRLLKLVREDDRLGEVPLVLFSSLISEEMRRKGESLGASGQVSKPEINQLIDLLDTLTFGEPLHDVVDEH, translated from the coding sequence ATGGCAGATACGGTTACAGAAGAGAGAAAAGGCATCCTGCTTGAGACAGGCACGAACGAATTTGAGATTGTCGAGTTCAGCATTGGGAAGGTGAACTACGGCATCAATGTCGCAAAGGTGCGTGAGGTCATCACACGCACACCAGTGACGGCAATGCCCGAGGCGCATCCCTATGTCGACGGGCTGTTCACGCTGCGCGGCAAGGCGATTCCGCTGGTCAACATGGCACGCTGCCTGAATCTCCAAACGGTGGACGAGCTTCAGAACATCATTGTCACAGAGATCAACAACTACGATATTGGCTTCCTCGTCGGCAGCGTCTACCGCATTCACCGCATCTCATGGAAGAATATGGAGCCCGCGCCGAATGTAGGTGAGGGGTCGCGTGTCGTCGGTATCATCAAGATGGAGGATCGCATTGTTCTCCTGCTTGACTTTGAGACCATCATTGCTGAGATCAACCCGGAGATCAACCAGAAGCTCACGACGGTCACGGAGGCAACACAGGATGCCAAAACGCGTCGTGGTACAGCACATATCGTGGTTGCAGAGGACTCCAAGATGCTGCGTGACCTCCTTGTGAACACATTACATGAGGCGGGCTACAAGTTCATCCGCGACTTCGGCAATGGACAGGATGCATGGGATTACTTGCAGGATCTTGCACGCAAGAATGGCCCGATCGAGAACCATGTGCGCATCATTATCTCCGATGTTGAGATGCCGAAAATGGACGGACATCGTCTGCTCAAGCTCGTGCGCGAGGATGATCGTCTGGGCGAGGTTCCACTCGTGCTCTTCTCCTCCCTCATCAGCGAGGAGATGCGGCGCAAGGGTGAGAGCCTTGGTGCATCGGGTCAGGTGTCGAAGCCGGAGATCAATCAGCTCATCGACCTCCTGGATACGCTCACCTTCGGCGAGCCGCTTCACGATGTCGTTGACGAACACTAA
- a CDS encoding CvfB family protein: MQERTQRDKAARRPCKYGPSQVAELTAVRESELGVFLDAETGNTSDDILLHTIQQTAPVKVGDRVRVFLYLDPKRRLTASMRTPRMKEGQVARLRVINVTKEGAFLDVGAERGIFLPYAGMRGRPQIGETVWAKLYTDKSGRLAVTMEVEDELRRASRPAEGVRVGDRLKASVYNITERGIFLFTEERYIAFIDHREVQNRPRVGETVEIRVTYLREDGRLNASLRPPKEAARIEDADRLLALLMEHDGKMPYTDATSPEVIQDRFHISKAAFKRALGRLLKDGVVEQRDGWTYLSEKNKKS; this comes from the coding sequence ATGCAGGAAAGAACGCAGAGGGACAAAGCGGCGCGGCGTCCGTGCAAATACGGACCAAGTCAGGTTGCCGAGCTCACCGCCGTGCGCGAAAGTGAGCTGGGCGTATTTCTGGATGCGGAGACGGGCAATACAAGCGACGATATCCTGCTGCATACCATCCAGCAGACCGCGCCCGTCAAGGTCGGGGATCGCGTCCGCGTCTTTCTCTATCTTGACCCAAAGCGTAGACTGACTGCGAGTATGCGCACCCCCCGTATGAAGGAGGGGCAGGTCGCCCGTCTGCGCGTCATCAACGTCACGAAGGAGGGCGCGTTCCTCGATGTCGGCGCGGAGCGCGGCATCTTCCTGCCCTATGCCGGGATGCGCGGCCGTCCGCAGATCGGCGAGACCGTATGGGCAAAGCTCTACACGGATAAATCCGGGCGGCTCGCCGTGACGATGGAGGTGGAGGATGAGCTGCGTCGCGCCTCACGTCCTGCCGAAGGCGTGCGCGTAGGAGACCGTCTGAAAGCATCGGTCTACAATATCACCGAGCGCGGCATCTTCCTCTTCACCGAAGAACGCTACATCGCATTTATCGATCATCGCGAGGTTCAGAATCGCCCGCGCGTAGGAGAGACCGTAGAGATACGCGTCACCTATCTGCGTGAGGATGGACGCCTGAACGCATCGCTCCGTCCGCCGAAGGAAGCCGCCCGCATCGAGGATGCAGATCGCCTTCTTGCCCTCCTGATGGAACACGACGGCAAGATGCCGTACACCGATGCCACCTCACCCGAGGTCATTCAGGATCGCTTTCATATCAGCAAGGCGGCGTTCAAGCGCGCGCTTGGCAGACTGCTCAAAGATGGTGTCGTTGAACAGCGCGATGGTTGGACGTATTTATCAGAGAAAAACAAAAAGTCCTAG
- the rsfS gene encoding ribosome silencing factor codes for MTEQEKCRVICAAADEKKARDIVQMDMIGLMSTNDYFVICSANTATQVRAIADNIEEKMEEAGISFLHKEGYREGEWVLLDYGDTVAHIFQQEAREYYALERLWGDAKLTPYEE; via the coding sequence TTGACAGAGCAGGAAAAATGCCGTGTGATTTGCGCGGCGGCAGATGAAAAAAAAGCACGCGATATCGTGCAGATGGACATGATCGGACTCATGTCGACGAATGATTATTTCGTGATCTGCTCTGCGAACACGGCGACACAGGTGCGCGCAATTGCAGATAACATTGAAGAAAAAATGGAGGAAGCGGGCATTTCCTTCCTGCACAAGGAGGGCTACCGCGAGGGCGAGTGGGTTCTGCTCGACTATGGCGATACCGTCGCGCATATCTTCCAGCAGGAGGCACGCGAATACTACGCTCTGGAGCGCCTGTGGGGCGATGCGAAGCTGACTCCATACGAGGAATAG
- a CDS encoding LCP family protein produces MSEYDAEELAAQLQSENSRENIKKRRSQRARRRRMALLKGIFRLICTIFLLAAIGIAGYYIVGWGVQAYRDVRDMYEAYLIRQEANRGEVDVRFDGYTNVLVLGLDDAVNMDNAEEQRADAILLISMENATGKVRILNIPRDTWVQMAQGKGETRLANVYAVGGAPLMVRTINQMFDISIHQYVVIDLATFGQIVDAVGGIDLYIERNMDYDDPEAGLSIHMRQGYRHLDGVGAEHYLRYRSDDLGDLGRTQRQQKFVKAFYAKLLRVDTLPKVPAIADILKQNVTTSAELFDSVHIGNVIRKLNIEPPRTIMLPGDFSRDDDTVWIMDRAATDEIIHELFPPETTGAE; encoded by the coding sequence ATGTCGGAATACGATGCAGAGGAACTAGCTGCACAATTACAGAGCGAAAATTCCCGTGAGAATATAAAAAAGCGTCGCAGTCAGCGGGCACGCCGCCGCCGTATGGCACTCCTGAAGGGCATCTTCCGCCTCATCTGTACGATCTTCCTGCTTGCGGCAATTGGCATTGCAGGTTACTATATCGTTGGCTGGGGGGTACAGGCATATCGCGATGTGCGCGATATGTACGAGGCGTATCTCATCAGGCAGGAGGCAAATCGGGGCGAGGTGGATGTCCGTTTTGACGGCTATACGAATGTACTCGTCCTCGGTCTGGATGATGCGGTCAACATGGATAACGCGGAGGAACAACGAGCCGACGCCATCCTCCTCATCAGCATGGAAAATGCAACGGGCAAGGTGCGGATTCTCAACATCCCGCGCGATACATGGGTGCAAATGGCACAGGGTAAGGGCGAGACACGACTCGCCAATGTCTACGCCGTAGGAGGAGCGCCTCTGATGGTGCGGACGATCAATCAGATGTTTGACATCTCCATTCATCAGTATGTCGTCATCGACCTTGCAACATTCGGACAGATTGTCGATGCTGTCGGAGGCATTGATCTCTATATCGAGCGCAACATGGACTATGACGATCCGGAGGCAGGCCTTTCCATCCATATGCGGCAGGGCTATCGCCATCTGGACGGCGTGGGGGCGGAACACTATCTGCGCTATCGCAGCGACGATCTTGGTGATCTCGGACGCACGCAGCGCCAGCAGAAATTTGTCAAGGCATTTTATGCAAAACTTCTGCGCGTCGATACACTGCCCAAAGTCCCGGCCATCGCAGATATTCTAAAACAGAATGTGACGACGAGCGCAGAGCTGTTTGACTCTGTGCATATCGGCAACGTCATTCGAAAGCTGAACATTGAGCCGCCGCGTACCATCATGCTGCCCGGGGACTTTTCACGGGACGATGATACCGTTTGGATTATGGATCGTGCAGCAACGGACGAAATCATTCATGAACTTTTCCCGCCGGAGACGACGGGTGCGGAGTAA
- the yqeK gene encoding bis(5'-nucleosyl)-tetraphosphatase (symmetrical) YqeK codes for MTKTYEEMRAILEQQLTPSRYQHSLGVAETAATLARRFGMNEERARVAGLLHDCGRAYETAALPMEARRRGIPIGKIESAMPLLLHAYVGAYLIYELYGVNDAAIAQAVWRHTVGGANMTALDKIIYYADMIEPSRAYPEVEHLRELARTASLDEMMLVGLTESIIFVAQKGGLIHPDTITARNELILSR; via the coding sequence ATGACAAAGACCTATGAGGAGATGCGCGCCATCTTGGAGCAGCAGCTGACCCCGAGCCGCTATCAGCATTCCCTTGGCGTTGCGGAGACGGCTGCTACGCTGGCACGTCGCTTCGGCATGAATGAGGAGCGCGCACGTGTTGCGGGTCTCCTGCATGACTGCGGGCGCGCATACGAAACGGCTGCGCTCCCGATGGAGGCGCGCCGGCGGGGGATTCCCATCGGGAAAATCGAGTCTGCCATGCCGCTCCTCCTCCATGCCTATGTAGGCGCATATCTGATCTATGAGCTCTACGGCGTGAACGATGCGGCAATTGCGCAGGCAGTCTGGCGGCATACGGTCGGCGGCGCGAACATGACAGCGCTCGACAAGATCATCTACTATGCAGATATGATCGAGCCGTCGCGCGCCTATCCCGAGGTGGAGCATCTGCGGGAACTTGCACGCACAGCCTCGCTGGATGAGATGATGCTCGTCGGGCTGACGGAGTCCATCATCTTCGTCGCACAAAAGGGCGGACTTATTCATCCCGATACGATTACGGCGCGAAATGAACTCATACTTTCCCGCTGA